One genomic region from Patescibacteria group bacterium encodes:
- the recR gene encoding recombination mediator RecR: MRFPKVIQNLIDQFNKLPGIGPKTSERLVFYLLKRPREELKEFAEALEKVSNATTVCSICYNFTETNPCEICSDKKRDKNIICVVAEIFDLLAIENTGEYNGLYHVLGGNLNPIEGITPDELTIKQLLARLSKNGFREIILALNPDIEGESTTLYLSKILKPYKIKITRLARGLPMGSNLEYADEITISNALKGRMEI; encoded by the coding sequence ATGCGGTTTCCTAAAGTCATCCAAAATTTAATTGACCAATTCAATAAACTGCCCGGCATTGGACCCAAGACCTCCGAGCGGCTGGTTTTCTATCTGCTTAAACGCCCGAGGGAAGAACTGAAAGAATTTGCCGAAGCGCTGGAGAAAGTTTCCAACGCCACCACTGTTTGTTCAATATGCTATAACTTCACGGAAACCAACCCCTGTGAAATTTGCTCCGACAAAAAAAGAGATAAAAACATAATTTGCGTGGTGGCGGAAATCTTCGATTTGTTGGCCATAGAAAATACCGGAGAATATAACGGGCTGTATCACGTCCTGGGCGGAAATCTGAACCCGATTGAGGGCATCACACCGGACGAATTGACTATCAAACAACTGCTCGCGCGCCTATCTAAAAACGGATTCCGGGAAATAATTCTAGCTCTCAATCCTGACATTGAAGGCGAATCCACCACGCTTTATCTTTCTAAAATTTTAAAGCCCTACAAAATAAAAATCACCCGCTTGGCGCGGGGCCTGCCCATGGGCAGTAATCTGGAATACGCCGATGAAATTACTATTTCCAACGCGCTCAAGGGAAGGATGGAAATATAA
- the dnaB gene encoding replicative DNA helicase, translating into MADNLAKLPPQNLEAEQSLLGALLIDRDAIVKIADIVTAEDFYKESHRLIFETIADLFSRHEPIDILSVGSRLEERGQLEQIGGRSYVADLTNAVPTSSHVVHYANIVKKKATLRRMLSAASEIVESVYEENEEDVEKLLDKAEQKLFNVSQKYLKQIFIPIKNVLMEAFERIDELHRDKGKLRGIPTGFKELDNILAGLQKSDLIVLAARPSVGKTSLALDIARQVAVKEKIPVGIFSLEMSKEQLVDRMLCAEAGIDLWKMRTGNLSTGPDDQDFPRINHAMGALSEAPIFIDDSATANIMEIRTKARRLQAEHGLGLIVVDYLQLMESRSRIENRVQEVAEITRSLKAIARELNIPVLALSQLSRAVEMSRPAIPKLAHLRESGSIEQDADVVMFIYRKATDRNYSLDEIPPEEKHIAEIHIAKHRNGPTGLIRLFFDQNRVSFKPLDKQMGHFSPPPEATINPQF; encoded by the coding sequence ATGGCTGATAATTTAGCAAAATTACCACCCCAAAATTTAGAGGCCGAGCAATCCCTTCTAGGAGCGCTCCTGATAGACAGAGACGCGATTGTTAAAATTGCTGACATTGTCACGGCGGAAGATTTTTATAAAGAATCCCATCGCCTTATTTTTGAAACTATCGCCGACTTATTCTCCCGCCACGAACCGATTGATATTTTAAGCGTCGGCAGCCGGCTGGAAGAAAGAGGCCAACTGGAACAAATCGGCGGCCGAAGCTATGTCGCGGACCTCACCAACGCCGTCCCGACCTCGTCCCACGTCGTCCACTATGCCAACATCGTCAAGAAGAAAGCTACTCTGCGACGCATGCTTAGCGCCGCCAGTGAAATCGTGGAATCGGTTTATGAAGAGAACGAAGAAGACGTGGAAAAACTTCTGGACAAAGCGGAACAGAAACTTTTTAACGTTTCCCAAAAATATCTCAAACAAATTTTCATCCCGATAAAAAATGTCTTAATGGAGGCCTTTGAGCGCATTGATGAACTGCATAGAGACAAAGGCAAACTGCGCGGCATACCGACCGGCTTCAAAGAGCTGGATAATATTCTCGCCGGACTGCAAAAATCCGATTTAATCGTTCTGGCCGCCCGCCCGAGCGTGGGCAAAACCAGCTTGGCTTTGGATATCGCCCGCCAAGTGGCCGTGAAAGAAAAAATTCCCGTGGGAATTTTCAGCTTGGAAATGTCCAAAGAACAATTAGTGGATAGAATGCTCTGCGCCGAAGCCGGTATTGATTTATGGAAAATGCGCACCGGCAACCTGTCCACCGGACCCGATGACCAGGATTTCCCCCGCATCAACCATGCCATGGGCGCCCTTTCCGAGGCCCCGATTTTCATTGACGATTCAGCCACGGCCAACATTATGGAAATCCGCACCAAGGCGCGCCGTCTGCAAGCCGAGCATGGTTTAGGTTTAATTGTCGTGGATTATTTACAATTAATGGAATCGCGCAGCCGGATTGAAAACCGCGTGCAGGAAGTGGCGGAAATCACTCGTTCCCTCAAAGCCATCGCCCGCGAACTCAATATCCCGGTGCTCGCCCTTTCCCAGCTTTCCCGCGCCGTGGAAATGTCCCGGCCGGCCATACCGAAACTGGCGCACCTCCGCGAATCCGGTTCCATTGAGCAGGACGCCGATGTGGTAATGTTCATTTACCGCAAAGCCACGGATAGAAATTATAGCCTTGACGAAATTCCGCCGGAAGAAAAACATATTGCCGAAATTCATATTGCCAAACACCGCAACGGCCCTACCGGCTTGATTCGTTTATTTTTTGACCAAAACCGCGTGAGCTTTAAACCGCTGGACAAGCAAATGGGTCATTTTAGTCCTCCGCCGGAAGCAACAATTAACCCACAATTTTAA
- a CDS encoding MraY family glycosyltransferase — MLWLTVFSFVISIVLTFFIRRLALRFNVLDQPTGGRKIHQEPTPLFGGLALFLSFFIVLAVIYFINPEMILDKQLVVKNLAGLFFGGLVLMIGGFLDDKYNLAPKFQIIFPMAAVIIVIVSGIGIHYINNPFGGLLDFTTYEWILFWHNGIAYKFTLLADVFTFLWLMGMMYTTKFLDGLDGLVSGITIIGALIIAGLSLLTRWYQPEVAALALILAAVCAGFLIFNWHPAKIFLGEGGSLFCGFMLGALGIISGSKVATTLLVVGIPVLDVLWVILRRIFVEKKSPFRGDAKHLHFRLLNLGFSHRGAVLFLYFLSVSFGAGALFLQSRSKLWALAILVLVMLVLAILAVRKSKSSAGL, encoded by the coding sequence ATGTTGTGGTTAACGGTTTTTTCTTTTGTCATAAGTATTGTTCTTACTTTTTTTATCCGCCGTCTGGCTTTGCGTTTTAATGTTCTTGACCAGCCCACCGGCGGTAGGAAAATCCATCAGGAGCCGACCCCGCTTTTTGGCGGTCTGGCTCTTTTTTTGTCTTTTTTTATTGTTTTGGCGGTGATTTATTTTATAAACCCGGAAATGATTTTGGATAAGCAGTTAGTAGTCAAAAATTTAGCCGGTTTATTTTTTGGCGGGCTTGTTTTAATGATTGGCGGTTTTTTAGATGACAAATATAATTTAGCGCCGAAGTTTCAGATTATTTTTCCGATGGCCGCGGTAATTATTGTGATTGTTTCGGGTATTGGCATACATTATATCAATAATCCCTTTGGCGGACTTTTGGATTTTACTACCTATGAATGGATTTTATTTTGGCACAATGGAATAGCGTATAAATTTACTTTATTGGCTGATGTTTTCACTTTTTTATGGCTGATGGGGATGATGTATACCACAAAATTTTTGGACGGATTGGACGGATTGGTTTCCGGCATTACCATTATTGGCGCTTTGATTATCGCCGGTTTGAGTTTGCTGACTCGGTGGTACCAGCCGGAGGTGGCGGCGTTGGCTTTGATTTTAGCCGCCGTCTGCGCGGGTTTTTTAATTTTTAATTGGCATCCCGCTAAAATATTTTTGGGCGAGGGCGGAAGTCTATTTTGCGGTTTTATGCTTGGCGCTCTTGGTATTATTTCCGGCAGTAAAGTCGCCACCACGCTTCTTGTCGTCGGCATTCCGGTTTTGGATGTGCTGTGGGTGATTTTAAGAAGGATTTTTGTGGAAAAAAAATCGCCGTTTCGGGGAGATGCTAAGCATCTACATTTTCGTCTGCTAAATTTGGGGTTCTCACATCGCGGCGCGGTTTTATTTTTATATTTTTTATCAGTTTCTTTCGGCGCCGGCGCCCTGTTCTTGCAGAGCCGGAGCAAGCTTTGGGCTTTGGCAATTTTAGTTTTAGTGATGTTGGTTTTGGCGATTTTAGCGGTTAGAAAATCAAAATCAAGCGCGGGTCTATGA
- the purB gene encoding adenylosuccinate lyase, giving the protein MLNRYAKKEMVDIWSEEHKWQKMLEVLCSVLGARMDSVIISSTPPPIQSAFFKLIHLMLTEEDARQIDEIEKVTRHDVNAFLDHLIKRAELTSAEAAVYAQDLTSYDLQDTANILRICEAHFLIDKSLGKLIDIIIARAEEHKYSYQIGRTHGVHAEPITFGWKLLGWRDSLERIQDNLNEALKQLSMGKISGAVGMYSLPPEVELKACQKLGLSPALHSTQILPRDMFSHYFSVIAILMGELERFSIEIRNLQRTETCEVQEFFKKGEQKGSSAMPHKRNPIMDENVSGAARMVRGYVFALLESQATWHERDLSNSIVERVNIPDIFLLTHFQLERFCGVMEKLLVYPERMLKNIELTNGAVFSRWLRTALEDKGMPRQEAYKLVQDLAFAAFEPEKTEQGKHLRDLAKENERVREFLTEQEIEDCFNLKNAVKHVDDIFARFVLPSP; this is encoded by the coding sequence ATGTTAAACAGGTATGCAAAAAAAGAGATGGTAGATATTTGGTCGGAGGAACATAAGTGGCAAAAAATGCTTGAAGTTCTTTGCTCCGTGCTTGGGGCAAGAATGGATTCGGTAATAATCTCTTCTACCCCTCCCCCTATACAATCAGCTTTTTTCAAACTCATCCATTTAATGCTTACCGAAGAAGATGCACGGCAGATTGACGAGATAGAAAAAGTGACGCGGCACGATGTTAATGCTTTTTTAGACCATCTTATCAAGAGAGCCGAGCTGACCTCGGCCGAAGCGGCGGTTTATGCGCAGGATTTGACTTCTTATGACTTACAGGATACGGCTAATATCTTGCGTATCTGCGAAGCACACTTCCTTATAGACAAGTCCTTAGGAAAGTTGATAGATATTATAATAGCCAGAGCCGAAGAGCACAAATATTCTTATCAAATCGGCCGCACACATGGTGTTCATGCGGAGCCAATCACTTTCGGTTGGAAGTTGCTTGGTTGGAGGGATAGTTTAGAGAGAATTCAAGATAATTTAAACGAGGCCCTCAAACAACTATCTATGGGTAAAATTTCCGGAGCGGTGGGTATGTATTCTTTGCCGCCGGAAGTGGAACTTAAGGCCTGTCAAAAACTTGGTCTATCTCCGGCGTTACATTCAACGCAGATTCTGCCGCGCGATATGTTTTCCCATTATTTTTCCGTAATCGCGATTTTGATGGGAGAGTTGGAAAGATTCTCCATCGAAATCCGTAATCTCCAGCGTACGGAAACTTGCGAAGTGCAGGAATTTTTCAAAAAGGGAGAACAAAAGGGCAGTTCGGCTATGCCGCATAAACGTAATCCGATTATGGACGAGAATGTTTCCGGCGCGGCAAGGATGGTGCGAGGTTATGTTTTTGCTCTTCTGGAATCCCAAGCCACCTGGCATGAACGGGACCTTTCTAATTCCATCGTGGAAAGAGTAAATATACCGGACATTTTTCTCCTTACCCATTTTCAGCTGGAGCGGTTTTGCGGGGTGATGGAAAAACTCTTAGTTTATCCCGAACGGATGCTCAAAAATATTGAGTTGACTAACGGTGCCGTTTTTAGCCGTTGGTTGCGCACTGCCCTTGAAGACAAGGGCATGCCCCGCCAAGAGGCCTATAAACTCGTTCAGGACTTGGCTTTCGCGGCTTTTGAGCCAGAGAAGACGGAACAGGGCAAACATCTCCGCGACCTTGCTAAAGAAAATGAACGGGTCAGAGAATTTTTGACGGAGCAAGAGATTGAAGATTGTTTTAATCTCAAAAATGCCGTTAAACACGTTGACGACATTTTCGCTCGCTTTGTTCTTCCCTCTCCTTAG
- the rsmH gene encoding 16S rRNA (cytosine(1402)-N(4))-methyltransferase RsmH: MAGQFHYSVLKEEVLRYLNPQPNENFIDGTLGDGGHSEAILEKTSPAGKLLGIDLDERALKKAATRLQPFKNRIILVRDNFANLKNIVYANRFSKFDGLLLDLGLSRGELDDPERGFSFLSAGPLDMRFDKRSELKAEDIVNNYSEQELARILREYGEERFAKSIARSLVRERAKKRITTTAELVKIIEQSVPPRYLHNKTHFATRTFQALRIEVNGELDNLKKVLPDVLELLAPGGRVAVISFHSLEDRIVKNFLKESARGCICPPRFPRCVCGHKPSLTILTKKAVQPGERELKINPASRSAKLRVAVKI; this comes from the coding sequence ATGGCAGGCCAATTTCATTATTCAGTTCTCAAGGAGGAAGTTCTTAGATATTTAAATCCTCAGCCGAACGAAAATTTTATTGACGGCACTTTGGGCGACGGGGGACACAGCGAAGCGATTTTAGAAAAAACCTCGCCGGCGGGAAAACTCCTCGGGATTGATTTAGACGAGCGGGCGCTTAAAAAAGCGGCCACCCGCCTTCAGCCATTCAAAAACAGAATAATTTTAGTCAGGGATAATTTTGCCAACTTAAAAAATATCGTTTATGCTAACAGATTTTCTAAATTTGACGGCTTATTACTTGACTTGGGCTTATCACGAGGTGAGCTCGACGATCCGGAGCGTGGCTTCTCTTTTTTAAGCGCTGGTCCGTTGGACATGCGTTTTGACAAGCGAAGCGAACTCAAGGCCGAGGACATTGTAAATAATTACAGCGAGCAGGAATTAGCGCGGATTTTGCGCGAATATGGAGAGGAACGGTTCGCGAAAAGCATCGCCCGCAGTTTAGTTCGGGAAAGGGCGAAGAAAAGGATAACCACAACCGCAGAGCTCGTGAAAATTATAGAACAGTCGGTCCCACCCAGATATCTACACAATAAAACCCATTTTGCCACCAGAACATTCCAGGCATTGCGGATAGAAGTTAATGGCGAGCTTGATAATTTGAAAAAAGTTTTGCCTGACGTTTTGGAACTTTTAGCGCCGGGCGGACGGGTGGCGGTTATTTCCTTCCATTCGCTGGAAGATAGAATAGTGAAAAATTTTTTAAAAGAGTCGGCGCGGGGATGTATTTGTCCGCCGAGATTTCCCCGCTGTGTCTGCGGCCACAAGCCATCATTAACAATATTAACCAAAAAAGCCGTTCAACCGGGCGAACGGGAGCTCAAAATTAATCCGGCGTCACGCAGCGCCAAGCTGCGGGTGGCGGTAAAAATATAA
- a CDS encoding HU family DNA-binding protein, with amino-acid sequence MSKMTKSQILQALAEKAGVSKKDVGTVLEKMTELAYSEVKKSGQFVVPGIGKLVKVNRKERQGRNPATGATITIPAKTVVKFRVAKAAKEAVL; translated from the coding sequence ATGTCAAAAATGACAAAGAGCCAAATCTTGCAGGCGTTGGCCGAGAAAGCCGGCGTAAGCAAGAAGGATGTTGGCACGGTTCTTGAGAAGATGACCGAGCTGGCTTACAGCGAAGTCAAGAAAAGCGGGCAGTTTGTTGTTCCGGGAATCGGCAAATTGGTGAAGGTTAACCGCAAAGAGAGACAGGGCCGCAATCCGGCCACTGGCGCCACCATCACTATTCCCGCCAAGACCGTTGTGAAATTTCGCGTAGCCAAGGCCGCCAAAGAAGCCGTCCTCTAA
- a CDS encoding YbaB/EbfC family nucleoid-associated protein, producing MFNKLKQYKELRDQAKKIQNGLAEEHVTLENHGINLTMNGNMEVELIKLNPGLDIESQEKYLRELLNNATKKVQRVMAEKMKNMGGLGNFNIPGM from the coding sequence ATGTTCAATAAGTTAAAACAATACAAAGAACTGCGTGACCAAGCTAAAAAAATACAAAACGGCTTAGCCGAAGAACACGTGACGCTGGAAAACCACGGCATCAATTTAACTATGAACGGCAATATGGAAGTGGAATTAATAAAATTAAATCCGGGATTAGACATAGAGTCGCAGGAAAAATATCTTCGCGAATTGTTAAATAACGCCACTAAAAAAGTCCAGCGTGTCATGGCTGAAAAAATGAAAAATATGGGCGGGCTGGGCAATTTTAATATTCCCGGAATGTAA
- the rplU gene encoding 50S ribosomal protein L21 produces MANIAVIKTGGKQYKVQEGNTLKIEKIAGDKGGKIIFDKVLLLADEAGKSVDLGMPEIKGAKVEASILEQGRNRKIAVIKFKSKARYRRHAGHRQYFTKIKIEKIGK; encoded by the coding sequence ATGGCTAATATCGCGGTTATTAAAACTGGCGGCAAGCAATACAAAGTTCAAGAGGGCAATACTCTTAAAATAGAAAAAATTGCCGGAGACAAGGGCGGCAAGATTATTTTTGATAAAGTTTTGCTTTTGGCTGATGAGGCGGGGAAATCCGTTGACCTCGGAATGCCGGAAATTAAAGGCGCCAAAGTTGAAGCGTCAATTTTGGAGCAGGGCAGAAACAGAAAAATTGCGGTGATAAAGTTTAAAAGCAAGGCCCGTTACCGCCGGCACGCCGGTCACAGGCAGTATTTTACCAAAATAAAAATTGAGAAGATTGGTAAGTAA
- a CDS encoding CDP-alcohol phosphatidyltransferase family protein, translating into MVTKKFSDYLTERDKLWQEWMKKHWPCPRYFTANLLTIARFPLLIPIIVFIQMGKEYWALAIFFIACGGILDILDGPVARTFKQESELGKFLDPLADKLVILLPLWTAAFHKEGLESLIILMALTVIESLLILKRILTKLGWEIGSPEIKARLSGKIKSYIQFFGIGAYLIGHGVNYGWLVQSGIALIVISTLLAAISLKDHFDF; encoded by the coding sequence ATGGTCACAAAAAAATTTAGTGATTATCTTACGGAGAGAGACAAGCTCTGGCAAGAATGGATGAAAAAACACTGGCCCTGCCCCAGATATTTTACCGCTAACTTACTCACGATTGCCCGCTTCCCACTACTTATCCCCATTATTGTTTTTATCCAAATGGGCAAAGAGTATTGGGCCCTGGCAATATTCTTTATCGCCTGCGGCGGAATCCTGGATATACTTGACGGTCCGGTAGCCAGAACGTTTAAGCAGGAAAGTGAGCTGGGAAAATTTTTAGACCCCCTAGCGGACAAACTCGTCATTCTCTTGCCGCTCTGGACTGCTGCTTTTCACAAAGAGGGGCTGGAAAGTTTGATTATTCTTATGGCGCTTACCGTTATTGAATCGCTTTTGATACTGAAAAGGATTCTTACTAAACTCGGCTGGGAAATCGGCTCACCGGAAATTAAAGCACGGCTTTCTGGAAAAATTAAATCTTATATCCAGTTTTTCGGAATCGGCGCTTATCTCATCGGACACGGAGTCAACTACGGCTGGCTCGTCCAATCCGGAATAGCTCTAATTGTTATCTCCACTTTGCTGGCCGCTATCAGCTTAAAAGACCATTTTGATTTTTAA
- a CDS encoding DUF192 domain-containing protein, which produces MKKVIILVAILFLCFGAIVIVLWATSTAKARISLDQGKLVIEAELADSTAEISRGLSGREEIGEGEGMLFIFKNGSTLPFWMKGMKFDIDIIWIAGGEIIGIEHNVSHLDETALYYPPQPVDYVLEIRGGLAGEEGVKRGGKFEVLTKKID; this is translated from the coding sequence ATGAAAAAAGTGATAATTTTGGTGGCTATTTTATTTTTATGTTTTGGGGCGATAGTTATTGTTTTATGGGCAACATCAACGGCCAAAGCGCGGATTTCTTTAGACCAAGGCAAATTAGTTATTGAAGCGGAGTTAGCGGATTCCACTGCCGAAATATCCAGGGGACTTTCCGGACGCGAAGAAATAGGGGAGGGCGAGGGCATGTTGTTTATTTTTAAAAATGGCTCCACATTGCCATTTTGGATGAAGGGCATGAAGTTTGATATTGATATAATCTGGATTGCTGGTGGTGAAATTATAGGTATTGAACATAATGTTAGCCATCTTGACGAAACGGCCCTATATTATCCACCCCAGCCGGTTGATTATGTTTTGGAGATTAGGGGAGGATTGGCAGGGGAGGAGGGTGTTAAAAGAGGGGGTAAATTTGAGGTGTTGACAAAAAAAATTGATTAA
- a CDS encoding septum formation initiator family protein: MTCFLRLKKIKYELRRRSFWKRINGLNFNVIILVLIVAAGLLYLVQINSVAAKGFEIKDLEKRIETLKDDNKNLELKIAELQSHSYLAEKIKGLNMVAVSKVDYLIPGSTAVAYK; the protein is encoded by the coding sequence ATGACCTGTTTTTTAAGACTCAAAAAAATTAAATACGAGTTGCGCCGACGGTCTTTTTGGAAAAGGATAAATGGTCTTAATTTTAATGTAATTATTTTGGTTCTTATTGTCGCAGCCGGACTTTTATATTTAGTTCAGATAAACAGCGTGGCGGCCAAAGGTTTTGAAATTAAGGATTTAGAAAAAAGGATAGAAACCCTGAAAGATGATAATAAAAATCTGGAATTAAAAATAGCGGAATTACAATCGCATAGTTATTTGGCGGAAAAAATTAAGGGATTAAATATGGTGGCCGTTTCCAAGGTGGATTATCTTATTCCCGGGAGCACAGCGGTTGCCTATAAATAA
- the mraZ gene encoding division/cell wall cluster transcriptional repressor MraZ produces MFIGEYSHNIDEKGRLAVPIKFRADLTKGAVISKGLDDCLFIHTLEEWQKEAENISKLSINQANNRAYARLRLSGAMDVEIDKQGRIVLPEYLRKYAGLNKKVIVTGLYDHLEIWDEGKWNSYKEKTEKSIGEIAEKLGQAEV; encoded by the coding sequence ATGTTTATCGGAGAATATTCACATAACATAGACGAAAAAGGCCGTTTGGCCGTCCCAATCAAGTTTAGGGCAGATTTAACTAAGGGGGCGGTGATTTCCAAAGGTTTAGACGATTGTTTATTTATTCATACTTTGGAGGAGTGGCAAAAAGAGGCGGAAAATATTTCCAAACTTTCTATCAATCAGGCGAATAACAGAGCTTACGCCCGTCTCCGCCTTTCCGGAGCCATGGACGTGGAGATTGATAAGCAGGGGAGAATCGTTTTGCCGGAGTATTTGAGAAAATACGCGGGGCTTAATAAAAAAGTGATAGTGACCGGCCTCTATGACCATTTGGAAATTTGGGACGAAGGAAAATGGAATTCATATAAAGAGAAGACCGAAAAATCCATAGGCGAGATTGCCGAAAAATTAGGCCAGGCCGAAGTGTAG
- the tgt gene encoding tRNA guanosine(34) transglycosylase Tgt — MFKINKKSKKSKARLGEIKTQHGVIPTPFFMPIATKGTVKTLDSLDMKNLGAEILLSNTYHLYLRPGMEIIKKAKGLHKFMNWPRPILTDSGGYQVFSLAKMRKISDKGVKFRSHIDGSEHLLTPEKSIEIQMKLGSDIIMVLDECAPYPCGYDYARKSMEMTTRWAERCKKFLKNNQRRIEINPSQQLFGIVQGSIYRDLRLASARQLGRLNLDGYAVGGLAVGEPRKEMYKVLDYLVPELPDNKPHYLMGVGKPEEIIEAVKRGIDMFDCVIPTRNARHGMLFIWEKDGLGKNFYKTIQITNEKFKKDFSPVDKKCGCYTCQNFSRAYLNHLFKTNEMLGYRLATMHNVKFYLDLMEKIRLNIKNGKF, encoded by the coding sequence ATGTTTAAGATAAACAAAAAATCAAAAAAATCTAAAGCCCGCTTAGGCGAAATTAAAACTCAACACGGAGTTATTCCAACCCCTTTCTTTATGCCCATTGCCACCAAGGGAACGGTGAAAACTTTGGACTCTTTAGATATGAAAAATCTGGGCGCGGAGATTTTGTTATCCAATACTTATCATTTGTATCTCCGGCCGGGGATGGAAATTATAAAAAAAGCTAAAGGGCTGCATAAATTTATGAATTGGCCGAGGCCGATTTTAACCGATAGCGGCGGCTACCAGGTTTTTTCGCTGGCCAAGATGCGCAAAATTTCCGATAAAGGCGTGAAATTCCGTTCACACATTGACGGCAGTGAACACCTGCTTACTCCGGAAAAATCCATAGAAATACAAATGAAGCTCGGCAGTGATATCATAATGGTTTTAGATGAATGCGCGCCTTATCCTTGCGGCTATGATTATGCCCGGAAATCAATGGAGATGACGACTCGCTGGGCAGAGCGGTGCAAAAAATTTTTGAAAAACAATCAGAGGAGAATTGAAATTAACCCCAGCCAGCAATTATTTGGCATAGTTCAGGGCAGTATTTATAGGGATTTGCGGTTGGCCAGCGCGCGGCAGCTTGGCCGGCTCAATTTAGACGGTTACGCCGTAGGGGGGTTGGCGGTGGGTGAACCGAGAAAAGAAATGTACAAAGTTTTGGATTATTTGGTGCCGGAATTGCCGGATAACAAGCCCCACTATCTCATGGGCGTGGGCAAGCCGGAGGAAATTATAGAAGCAGTAAAGCGGGGGATTGATATGTTTGATTGCGTGATTCCGACCCGCAATGCCCGACATGGCATGCTTTTTATTTGGGAGAAAGATGGCCTGGGAAAAAATTTTTACAAAACGATTCAGATAACCAATGAAAAATTCAAAAAAGATTTTTCGCCAGTAGATAAAAAATGCGGTTGTTATACTTGCCAAAATTTTAGCCGCGCTTATTTGAATCATTTATTTAAGACCAACGAAATGCTGGGGTATCGCCTTGCGACCATGCATAATGTTAAGTTTTATCTTGACTTGATGGAGAAAATCAGGTTAAATATAAAAAATGGCAAATTTTAA